One genomic region from Clarias gariepinus isolate MV-2021 ecotype Netherlands chromosome 22, CGAR_prim_01v2, whole genome shotgun sequence encodes:
- the hmgb2b gene encoding high mobility group protein B2b gives MVKDANKPKGRTSAYAFFVLYCREEHKKKSPGTSVNFAKFSKTCSERWKTLSATEKKKFEDQAKVDKDRYDREMKNYIPPKDMGKKGRKKKDPNAPKRPPSAFFVFCSEHRSTVKGEYPSMTIGPIAKKLAEMWGKQSPKDRTPYEQKAAALRQKYETDVAAYRAKGGAGGGASKRGPGRPAGSTKKAAAKANDDDDDDDEDDEDDEEMEDEDEEEEDDE, from the exons ATGGTGAAAGACGCGAATAAGCCGAAAGGCCGGACTTCGGCGTACGCCTTCTTTGTTCTGTATTGTCGTGAAGAGCACAAGAAGAAGAGCCCGGGTACCTCTGTGAACTTCGCCAAGTTCTCCAAGACCTGCTCGGAGCGCTGGAAG ACTTTGTCTGCAACTGAGAAGAAGAAGTTTGAGGACCAGGCAAAGGTAGATAAGGACCGCTACGATCGGGAGATGAAGAACTACATCCCTCCGAAAGACATGGGGAAGAAGGGAAGGAAGAAGAAGGACCCCAACGCTCCCAAACGTCCTCC GTCAGCGTTCTTTGTGTTCTGCTCAGAGCACAGGTCGACAGTGAAGGGCGAGTATCCCAGCATGACCATCGGACCCATCGCCAAGAAGCTCGCGGAGATGTGGGGGAAGCAGAGCCCTAAAGACCGTACACCCTACGAGCAGAAAGCAGCCGCGCTGCGCCAGAAATATGAGACG GACGTCGCCGCATACCGCGCTAAGGGCGGGGCTGGAGGCGGAGCTTCCAAACGAGGCCCAGGCCGACCCGCAGGCTCCACCAAAAAAGCTGCGGCCAAGGCTAATGACGATGACGACGACGATGATGAAGACGATGAAGATGACGAAGAGATGGAAGATgaggatgaagaagaagaggatGACGAGtag